One genomic segment of Paenibacillus durus includes these proteins:
- a CDS encoding MFS transporter — MAKQNNLLIFILTIGVFGILNTEMGVIGILPSLAEHYHVSVTQAGLLVSLFALGIAISGPILPLLFSGINRKKVMLLVLGVFVLGNIVSLYTSNFTILLIARIIPALFHPIYCSLAFTVAASSVSKEEAPKAVSKVFIGVSAGMVAGVPIASFIDSAVSYEMAMAFFAIVNAIVFIATLLFVPSMPVEERLSYGTQFSVLKKPIIWLSIVTVILLNSAVFGVYSYITEYLKTVTNMSPNTTSLTLFIFGGANIIGNIVAGRLLTHSATKSVVSFPVLLGAVYLILFFTGQFTVPMEIITFIWGVLAGGIMANINQYLIASSAPEAPDFANGLFISSCNVGTTLGAAVGGLFISEMGIQYVVLVGILSLVLSSVTILLRNYMYSPAKQLSV, encoded by the coding sequence TTGGCTAAACAAAATAATTTACTGATTTTCATATTGACCATAGGAGTGTTCGGCATTCTAAATACCGAAATGGGCGTTATTGGGATATTACCCTCCCTTGCTGAACACTATCATGTCAGTGTAACTCAAGCTGGGCTGCTGGTGAGTCTTTTTGCGCTTGGTATTGCCATATCTGGTCCAATCCTGCCGTTATTATTTTCAGGAATAAATCGCAAAAAGGTCATGCTACTTGTATTAGGAGTTTTCGTTCTGGGAAACATTGTATCCTTATATACATCTAACTTTACCATTCTATTAATTGCTCGTATCATTCCAGCCCTTTTTCATCCCATTTATTGCTCTTTGGCATTTACAGTAGCTGCTTCCTCAGTAAGTAAAGAAGAAGCTCCAAAAGCTGTTTCTAAAGTCTTTATAGGAGTATCTGCGGGTATGGTAGCCGGCGTACCGATCGCAAGTTTTATTGATAGTGCCGTTTCGTATGAAATGGCGATGGCATTCTTTGCTATTGTAAATGCCATTGTATTCATTGCTACTTTACTATTTGTACCCTCTATGCCTGTTGAAGAAAGACTTTCTTATGGCACACAATTTTCCGTATTAAAAAAACCTATTATATGGCTTTCCATCGTGACTGTCATTTTATTAAACTCAGCTGTATTTGGGGTTTATAGTTATATTACCGAATATCTAAAAACAGTAACAAATATGTCTCCGAATACCACAAGTTTAACGTTATTCATCTTCGGTGGAGCCAATATTATTGGAAACATTGTCGCAGGAAGGTTACTTACTCATAGTGCCACCAAATCTGTAGTATCTTTTCCTGTGTTATTGGGTGCTGTTTACCTCATTTTATTCTTCACAGGGCAGTTTACCGTACCTATGGAAATTATAACTTTTATTTGGGGAGTCTTGGCTGGAGGAATAATGGCAAATATTAATCAGTATTTGATTGCATCTTCCGCTCCAGAAGCCCCTGATTTTGCCAATGGATTATTTATATCATCCTGTAACGTAGGCACAACATTGGGTGCAGCTGTAGGCGGGTTATTTATATCAGAAATGGGTATACAATATGTCGTATTGGTGGGAATCCTATCATTGGTACTGAGTTCGGTAACCATTTTACTAAGAAACTATATGTATAGTCCTGCAAAACAACTTTCTGTATAA
- a CDS encoding alpha/beta hydrolase produces the protein MPNYIFELSDKVTRRSVSYNNRFGIKIAADLYLPKDFDESKKHAAVIIGAPYGGVKEQGSGIYAQNMAERGFVALAFDPSFNGYSGGEPRHLSSPDLFVEDFSAAVDYVGTRPFVDRNQIGAIGMCGSGGFAISAAQVDRRIKAVATVSMYDISRAQASGFKDSFTEEDRNRILDAIAEQRYVDFEGNPPALTDRGAPIGFDENTDPIGREFGEFYSAPRGYHPNSITQFTVTSSMSFMNFPLLTYIKSISPRTILFIIGEHAHSRYFSEDAYQLAAEPKELYIVPNAGHVDLYDKTDLIPFDKLEAFFTGNLK, from the coding sequence ATGCCAAATTATATCTTTGAACTAAGCGATAAGGTAACAAGAAGATCGGTTTCGTATAACAACAGATTTGGAATCAAAATTGCGGCAGATCTCTACTTGCCTAAAGACTTTGATGAGTCCAAGAAACACGCAGCCGTTATTATAGGTGCGCCATATGGTGGTGTGAAAGAACAGGGTTCGGGTATTTATGCTCAAAATATGGCAGAGCGTGGTTTTGTGGCTCTTGCATTTGACCCATCGTTCAACGGATACAGTGGCGGTGAGCCGCGGCACCTTTCTTCGCCTGATCTGTTCGTAGAAGATTTCAGCGCAGCCGTTGATTATGTAGGTACGCGTCCATTTGTAGATCGAAATCAAATTGGTGCAATCGGTATGTGTGGCAGCGGTGGTTTTGCGATTAGTGCAGCGCAGGTTGATAGACGCATCAAGGCCGTCGCCACGGTAAGCATGTACGATATATCCCGTGCGCAAGCGAGCGGCTTTAAAGACTCGTTCACCGAAGAAGATCGCAACAGAATACTCGATGCCATTGCCGAGCAACGGTACGTAGACTTTGAGGGCAACCCGCCAGCGCTGACCGATCGAGGAGCACCTATTGGATTCGACGAAAATACAGATCCTATTGGTCGCGAGTTTGGCGAGTTCTATTCTGCGCCTCGCGGGTATCACCCAAATTCAATTACTCAATTCACCGTGACAAGCAGCATGTCATTTATGAACTTCCCTCTCCTTACGTACATTAAATCGATTTCGCCGCGAACGATTTTATTCATCATTGGCGAGCACGCTCACTCACGATACTTTAGTGAAGATGCTTACCAATTGGCGGCAGAACCAAAAGAGCTGTACATCGTTCCAAATGCAGGACACGTTGATCTGTACGACAAGACGGATTTGATTCCTTTCGACAAGTTGGAAGCATTCTTTACCGGGAATTTAAAGTAA
- a CDS encoding TetR-like C-terminal domain-containing protein, producing the protein MAKVDRRIIKTQKSIKKAFLELMAEKNFDHITIQNISDRANINRATVYLHYLDKFDLLDKIMEEHINNMSNLCELEAEMDWIESTVHCMEYLENNYLFFSTMLASEGAAYFRSRFVQHNIEEFKKDVDITKGKNSGQSEDVVVEFVANAYVGVVEWWLKNKMPYPAKEMAEKVGDLLERII; encoded by the coding sequence ATGGCAAAAGTGGATAGAAGAATTATTAAAACTCAAAAATCAATAAAAAAAGCATTTCTTGAATTGATGGCAGAAAAAAATTTTGATCACATTACCATTCAGAATATTTCTGACAGGGCAAATATTAACCGTGCAACGGTTTATCTTCATTACTTGGATAAATTCGATCTGTTGGATAAGATCATGGAAGAACATATCAATAACATGAGTAATCTTTGTGAGTTAGAAGCTGAAATGGATTGGATCGAATCGACTGTGCACTGTATGGAATATCTGGAGAATAACTATTTGTTTTTTTCGACAATGTTGGCGAGTGAAGGAGCTGCGTATTTTCGGAGCCGGTTTGTTCAACATAATATCGAAGAGTTCAAAAAAGATGTGGATATAACAAAAGGCAAAAATTCAGGTCAAAGCGAAGATGTAGTTGTTGAATTTGTAGCAAATGCTTACGTAGGTGTAGTGGAATGGTGGCTAAAAAATAAGATGCCTTATCCAGCGAAGGAAATGGCAGAAAAAGTGGGGGATCTATTAGAGAGGATTATATAG
- a CDS encoding SRPBCC family protein, with translation MDISFSNELIIDCTVARVYEFLRNVENFSSWNYAVMTVEPTGDRKDTYRLTRDLVHSQEIETVTVIEARTDQFLHLQAAGGRFDYDSKYELKTFENKTILANHIIMRPSGVNGILLKLLKGNIQREVNNNLHVLKTLMEDFPL, from the coding sequence ATGGATATTTCATTTAGCAATGAGTTAATCATTGACTGCACTGTGGCACGGGTTTATGAATTTTTAAGAAATGTGGAGAACTTTTCATCTTGGAATTATGCTGTCATGACCGTTGAGCCGACGGGAGATCGTAAAGATACCTATAGATTGACAAGAGATTTAGTCCACTCGCAAGAAATAGAAACCGTTACGGTCATTGAGGCTCGGACAGACCAATTCCTCCATTTGCAAGCAGCCGGCGGCAGATTTGATTACGACTCTAAATATGAGCTTAAAACATTTGAAAATAAAACCATACTTGCCAATCATATCATCATGAGACCTTCCGGTGTCAACGGTATTCTGCTTAAGCTGCTAAAAGGGAATATCCAACGCGAAGTAAACAATAACCTGCACGTATTAAAAACTCTGATGGAGGATTTTCCTCTATGA
- a CDS encoding MFS transporter has protein sequence MKDRREFYDFFGIVLTLGTGSILVVSLLYVTIPLMPVLGSEFHASPGQTIWAGSAYGFAYAVGNLIIGIFSDRFHRKTILGIGLVTLALSTVAVGWSPTLAWLIILRIIQGLIAASFPTVALAYIGDVLSSRYRPIAISILSSSFLLSGILGQLYAQAIGNWLGWSGVFEILAISYLVIAFFINRLPAGELSHAELSLSHVIGRTIKLVTIPSLLVSFAVSATVLFSFVTMYSGLGTYVSERFHLHEQGLMWIRIGGIPGIVMSLFAGPLLKRFEAKRVFIAGLATAGIGLGVEALSGSLIPLVIASIIFVTGISIANPSIIVVIGQLGGESRGSALAINAFCAFVGASLGQLLAEYTKSFAVLCLILIMILFLSAITTWSCIPALRSRFVLDNR, from the coding sequence TTGAAAGATCGCAGAGAATTTTACGATTTTTTCGGGATTGTGCTCACGCTGGGAACGGGATCTATCTTAGTAGTTTCATTGTTGTATGTCACCATTCCCTTGATGCCTGTACTGGGAAGTGAATTTCATGCGAGTCCCGGTCAAACAATATGGGCAGGAAGTGCTTATGGTTTTGCATATGCTGTGGGGAATCTCATCATCGGCATTTTTTCAGACCGTTTTCACAGAAAAACGATTTTAGGAATCGGTCTTGTTACCTTGGCACTCAGCACTGTAGCAGTCGGTTGGAGTCCAACTTTGGCATGGTTGATTATATTGCGGATCATACAAGGATTAATCGCTGCATCTTTTCCAACAGTCGCGCTTGCCTATATCGGGGATGTGCTTTCCTCCCGTTATCGTCCTATAGCCATTTCGATCTTAAGCAGCAGTTTTCTTTTGTCCGGAATTTTGGGTCAACTTTATGCACAAGCAATCGGAAATTGGCTGGGTTGGAGCGGTGTATTCGAAATTTTAGCTATTAGTTATCTAGTAATCGCATTCTTCATCAATCGGCTTCCTGCAGGCGAGCTCAGTCATGCTGAATTATCGCTTTCTCATGTGATTGGACGAACGATAAAGCTCGTAACCATCCCTTCCCTTTTAGTGTCTTTTGCCGTCTCAGCGACCGTATTATTCAGCTTTGTGACGATGTACTCAGGATTGGGCACTTATGTTTCGGAGCGATTCCACCTTCATGAACAGGGGTTAATGTGGATTCGTATTGGAGGTATACCCGGTATTGTGATGTCACTTTTTGCCGGGCCGTTATTGAAACGTTTCGAAGCAAAGCGGGTTTTTATCGCCGGATTGGCGACTGCTGGAATTGGCTTAGGAGTTGAAGCCTTATCCGGATCACTAATTCCATTGGTTATTGCGAGTATTATCTTTGTTACAGGTATTTCAATAGCAAATCCGAGTATCATTGTTGTAATTGGTCAGCTGGGAGGAGAATCTAGAGGGAGCGCTCTTGCCATAAATGCATTTTGCGCATTCGTTGGAGCTAGTCTCGGCCAACTGCTGGCTGAGTATACAAAATCATTTGCAGTCTTGTGTTTGATATTAATTATGATATTATTCCTTTCGGCTATAACCACTTGGTCATGTATCCCTGCTTTGCGCAGCAGATTTGTTCTTGACAATAGATGA
- a CDS encoding N-acyl homoserine lactonase family protein, translating into MEKFVKVHVMHTGDLKYDRALAFKELDVIPPVNQRGEEYQELVPVSSYLIEHPNGRIVVDAGWHEDIRTQPKEHFGEDLYQFIEYRLPEGSSVREQLASKNISPQDLEAVVMTHLDEDHISGLQLLSGAKRFLVSEPEWKNVAGYKEKWYKGISFEAFELESIPFGPYKLGKDLFGDGLVYLVFTPGHTAGHVSVLARVENGWLLLVSDAGYAERSWKDLILPGNTVDEQDALKSLQWVQQFAQKTDCVAAIANHDPSVRPGSY; encoded by the coding sequence ATGGAGAAGTTTGTAAAAGTACATGTGATGCATACCGGAGATCTAAAATACGATCGGGCATTAGCTTTTAAGGAACTTGATGTGATTCCGCCCGTTAATCAAAGGGGTGAAGAGTATCAAGAGTTAGTACCCGTATCCAGTTACTTAATTGAACACCCGAACGGACGAATTGTCGTCGATGCCGGATGGCATGAAGATATTCGTACTCAGCCCAAAGAACATTTTGGCGAAGATTTGTATCAGTTTATTGAGTACAGACTTCCTGAGGGAAGTTCGGTAAGAGAGCAGCTTGCTTCAAAAAATATATCTCCTCAAGATCTGGAAGCTGTTGTTATGACACATCTGGATGAAGATCATATCAGTGGGCTTCAACTTTTAAGCGGGGCTAAGAGATTTCTTGTCAGCGAACCCGAGTGGAAGAATGTGGCAGGTTATAAAGAAAAATGGTATAAAGGAATTTCGTTCGAAGCTTTTGAACTTGAATCCATTCCTTTCGGACCCTACAAGCTGGGAAAAGATTTATTTGGAGATGGACTCGTTTATCTCGTATTTACACCAGGACATACCGCCGGACATGTATCGGTTCTTGCGCGTGTGGAAAACGGGTGGTTATTACTCGTGTCCGACGCCGGCTATGCTGAAAGATCATGGAAAGATCTCATTTTGCCTGGCAATACAGTTGATGAACAAGACGCTTTAAAATCATTACAATGGGTTCAGCAGTTTGCGCAAAAAACGGATTGTGTAGCCGCCATTGCGAATCATGATCCGTCTGTTCGGCCGGGTTCCTATTAA
- a CDS encoding helix-turn-helix transcriptional regulator, protein MDHYEVIESSLIHIENNLDQSLSLESVANTFNMSKYYFHRLFSAMMGCSLNNYILSRRLNASLPFIQTDHLPLTDIAYMLNFGTQSSFTRAFKRQYGIAPSSLRVKNLNILQSPVPSVVKRPIKNINGDIVTDFTLTELKPIRLSGIAFEVDLATDDYKTKIRSHSNKLLNDIDETVTGSCYVIYSNCQPNSTRFKVLFGIPNDIQIEKPFYFSVDLPQLFCAKFKYFGDLLDIGDVFITDYARFLKISRQEADDSHIELIQFFDDIHNLDSAYHIYAPIKKLTIDSDY, encoded by the coding sequence ATGGACCATTATGAAGTCATAGAGAGTTCTTTAATCCATATTGAGAACAATTTAGACCAGTCTTTATCACTAGAGTCTGTGGCTAATACCTTTAACATGTCCAAATATTACTTTCACAGACTTTTTTCTGCCATGATGGGTTGTTCTTTAAACAACTACATACTATCCAGAAGATTGAACGCATCACTACCATTCATTCAAACCGATCATTTACCACTAACAGATATAGCCTACATGCTAAACTTTGGAACACAATCATCTTTCACCCGCGCTTTCAAACGCCAATACGGTATTGCTCCAAGCTCTCTAAGAGTAAAAAATTTGAACATACTTCAAAGTCCAGTGCCATCTGTCGTTAAAAGACCCATTAAAAACATCAATGGTGATATTGTCACCGATTTTACCCTAACGGAGCTTAAACCAATCCGGTTGAGCGGCATAGCCTTTGAAGTTGACTTGGCAACTGATGATTACAAGACGAAGATTCGGTCTCATTCAAACAAGCTGTTAAATGACATTGATGAAACAGTAACTGGCTCATGTTATGTCATTTATTCGAATTGCCAACCCAACTCAACCCGCTTTAAGGTCTTGTTCGGGATCCCAAATGATATTCAAATAGAGAAACCTTTTTATTTTTCCGTTGATTTACCGCAGCTCTTCTGTGCCAAGTTTAAATATTTTGGTGATCTCCTTGATATAGGTGATGTTTTCATAACTGATTATGCAAGATTTTTGAAGATTTCCAGGCAGGAAGCTGACGATTCTCACATCGAACTTATTCAATTTTTTGATGACATCCATAATCTTGATTCGGCCTACCACATCTACGCACCTATCAAAAAACTAACGATTGACTCAGATTATTAA
- a CDS encoding DUF4386 domain-containing protein — protein MTQDRINGIIIGIFYIVAAVTSVIAVILYEPVLSEQWYMSVANGFKTKVLLGVINDLLLVLTAVGTAVMLFPYLRRWNEQLALGYLCFRFMEAVLIAIGVVSILGLLQLSIHYEANSLASEENLHEIGYMLQAFHRWTSMLGPNFMLGINTTLYSYLLFKTGLVPRPLALFGMITAVLVFIAGLLEMFGIIEPLSAAKGLIALPVGVYELSLAVWLIVKGFHKQNLEKLKAS, from the coding sequence ATGACGCAAGACAGAATAAATGGGATCATAATCGGCATTTTTTATATTGTAGCTGCGGTCACATCAGTCATCGCTGTTATCTTATATGAGCCGGTATTGTCAGAACAATGGTATATGTCCGTGGCAAATGGATTTAAAACAAAGGTTTTGCTCGGTGTCATTAACGATCTCTTGCTCGTTCTGACAGCAGTAGGTACAGCGGTTATGCTGTTTCCTTATCTCCGTCGTTGGAATGAACAACTAGCACTAGGATATCTATGCTTTCGATTTATGGAAGCTGTTCTTATTGCAATAGGTGTGGTGAGTATATTAGGTTTATTGCAGCTTAGTATACATTATGAAGCAAACAGCTTAGCAAGTGAAGAAAATCTTCACGAGATCGGTTACATGCTGCAAGCTTTCCACCGTTGGACTTCGATGTTAGGTCCCAATTTTATGCTGGGTATCAATACGACATTGTATAGCTATTTGCTTTTTAAAACAGGTTTAGTGCCAAGACCGTTAGCGCTGTTTGGTATGATTACAGCTGTACTCGTATTCATAGCCGGTCTATTAGAAATGTTCGGTATCATAGAACCTCTCTCTGCAGCAAAAGGACTTATTGCTCTACCTGTGGGCGTTTATGAATTGAGTTTGGCAGTCTGGTTGATTGTGAAGGGATTTCACAAGCAAAACCTCGAAAAACTAAAAGCATCTTAG
- a CDS encoding PTS system mannose/fructose/N-acetylgalactosamine-transporter subunit IIB has product MGIVLARIDQRLIHGIVVTQWAGHTRAKRLMVVDDVASKDEVQKTAMRMSKPAGTGMSIIDTDTAITNFRAGKYDDHNVLLVVREPETLLKLTAGGVHIPKVNVGIIFDGEGKTTVKKMVSVNEKEVADLKALKEKGIPVTFHFVPGDAEEPLETYIK; this is encoded by the coding sequence ATGGGTATCGTACTGGCGCGAATTGATCAACGTTTGATTCATGGAATTGTGGTGACTCAATGGGCAGGACATACAAGAGCCAAACGGTTGATGGTAGTGGATGATGTTGCGAGTAAAGATGAAGTCCAAAAAACAGCGATGCGTATGAGCAAGCCTGCCGGAACCGGGATGTCGATCATTGATACGGATACGGCCATTACCAACTTCAGAGCCGGAAAATATGACGATCATAATGTTTTGCTGGTTGTCCGGGAACCTGAAACGCTGCTGAAGCTTACTGCGGGCGGCGTTCACATTCCGAAAGTCAATGTCGGGATCATTTTTGACGGTGAAGGTAAAACAACGGTAAAGAAGATGGTTTCGGTAAATGAAAAGGAAGTAGCCGATTTAAAAGCTTTAAAAGAAAAAGGAATTCCAGTCACCTTTCACTTTGTGCCGGGAGATGCCGAAGAACCACTGGAAACCTATATCAAATAA
- a CDS encoding PTS mannose/fructose/sorbose/N-acetylgalactosamine transporter subunit IIC, whose translation MEIIQAILIVALAFWMVLDQQGFVITTWFPSIIGMIAGLIMGDVPTAMVIAGTFQLMALGVANIGGSSVPNYGLATLVGIYVALRTTSDIEHAKAIALAVGVPVGMLGIQLDVLGKILNSYVSHAAQKALNEGKFAKMNRIFWIGPLIFGLTTAIPTLLCVIFGDKIVRLLLDVVPKWFTDGLSIAGSMLPVVGIALLLQYMPVKKYLTMLLIGFVISAYLGLPILGIAILGFAFAYYFFTQKMSGTPAAAGAGTGNTSVEGDEFDE comes from the coding sequence ATGGAGATTATACAAGCGATACTCATTGTTGCATTAGCTTTCTGGATGGTTCTAGACCAGCAGGGTTTTGTTATCACTACCTGGTTCCCATCCATTATCGGAATGATTGCCGGACTTATTATGGGCGATGTCCCTACGGCCATGGTCATAGCCGGGACCTTTCAATTGATGGCCCTGGGGGTAGCCAATATAGGCGGATCCTCGGTGCCCAATTACGGTCTTGCGACACTTGTCGGGATTTATGTAGCCCTCCGCACAACCAGTGATATTGAACATGCGAAAGCCATTGCCCTTGCGGTCGGGGTACCTGTCGGAATGCTTGGCATTCAATTGGATGTTCTGGGCAAGATCCTCAATTCCTATGTGTCTCATGCGGCTCAAAAAGCGCTGAACGAAGGAAAATTCGCCAAAATGAATCGTATTTTTTGGATCGGCCCCCTTATTTTTGGTTTAACCACAGCGATTCCAACCTTACTTTGTGTGATATTCGGGGATAAAATCGTAAGGTTGCTGCTCGATGTTGTACCGAAATGGTTTACAGACGGATTATCCATAGCCGGATCTATGCTGCCGGTAGTCGGGATTGCATTATTGCTTCAGTATATGCCAGTCAAGAAATACCTGACGATGCTCTTGATTGGCTTTGTGATTTCCGCGTATCTGGGCTTACCGATCTTGGGAATTGCCATTTTAGGCTTCGCCTTTGCCTATTATTTCTTCACACAAAAAATGAGCGGTACACCCGCAGCGGCTGGAGCAGGGACCGGCAATACCTCAGTTGAAGGAGACGAATTCGATGAGTAA
- a CDS encoding PTS system mannose/fructose/sorbose family transporter subunit IID, producing MSNTEPATNQVTKRDIRSAAIRYMFMACNTFNYENQQAPAVVFGLNKVLRKIHKNDEDYKASLNNHFNYFNTTTWMANLLLGASVAMEQKDGIKSKEAVQAFKTGMMGPLAGVGDTLVWVLYPTIMGSIAGYMGLQGNPTGAIIWLLLNIVFFFFRIKLFDVGHTSGLKLITALGDRLNVFTEAASIMGLTVVGALIPAVVKMNVQLKYQAGEVTLPIQTEILDKIMPALLPAALTIVVYKLIGSKKLSLTSIIFLIIGLALVCSYFGILGV from the coding sequence ATGAGTAATACAGAGCCGGCAACAAATCAGGTAACGAAAAGAGACATTCGGTCGGCGGCTATCCGGTATATGTTCATGGCCTGCAACACCTTTAATTACGAGAACCAGCAGGCTCCGGCGGTTGTGTTTGGACTGAACAAGGTTTTACGCAAAATCCATAAAAATGATGAGGATTATAAAGCATCTTTAAATAATCATTTCAATTACTTCAATACTACCACCTGGATGGCCAATCTCCTGTTGGGGGCCTCGGTGGCGATGGAACAGAAAGATGGCATCAAATCCAAAGAGGCGGTTCAAGCCTTCAAAACAGGGATGATGGGACCGCTTGCCGGTGTTGGAGATACGCTTGTTTGGGTACTGTACCCGACCATTATGGGGTCAATTGCCGGATATATGGGCTTACAGGGAAATCCGACCGGTGCGATTATTTGGCTGCTGCTCAACATTGTCTTTTTCTTTTTCCGGATTAAATTGTTCGATGTGGGCCACACCTCCGGATTGAAATTAATCACGGCCCTTGGAGACAGATTAAATGTCTTTACTGAAGCCGCCTCCATCATGGGGTTAACCGTAGTTGGCGCATTAATTCCAGCCGTTGTAAAAATGAATGTTCAGCTTAAATATCAAGCGGGGGAAGTCACGCTACCCATTCAAACGGAGATCTTGGACAAAATTATGCCTGCCTTGCTACCGGCTGCTTTAACCATTGTCGTCTATAAATTGATCGGATCGAAGAAGCTAAGCCTCACAAGCATCATATTTTTGATCATTGGTTTAGCGTTAGTCTGCTCTTACTTTGGAATTTTGGGTGTTTAA
- a CDS encoding PTS sugar transporter subunit IIA, which translates to MRKIIIASHDRMAEGVKETLNYITKGIGNVHALSAYLTNTPVKEEVKGLLEDVGEDDEVVVFTDLLGGSVNQAFAAYLSRPHFHIIAGINLPVIIAVLVQPEDEYLTADQILNAVNEARQQLVYVNDFVANMPKDDEEDE; encoded by the coding sequence ATGCGAAAAATTATCATAGCCAGCCACGATCGAATGGCGGAAGGCGTAAAAGAAACTTTGAATTATATCACTAAAGGTATCGGTAATGTTCATGCCCTTTCAGCATATCTGACCAACACACCGGTTAAGGAGGAAGTCAAGGGATTGCTGGAGGATGTAGGAGAAGATGATGAAGTAGTGGTGTTCACGGACCTGCTCGGGGGATCGGTGAATCAGGCATTTGCAGCGTATTTAAGCCGTCCGCATTTTCATATCATAGCAGGAATAAATTTGCCGGTTATCATTGCGGTACTGGTGCAGCCGGAGGATGAATATTTAACAGCGGATCAAATTCTTAATGCCGTGAATGAAGCAAGGCAGCAGTTAGTATATGTGAATGACTTCGTTGCCAATATGCCGAAAGATGATGAAGAAGATGAATAA